ATCGAGGCAACGGAATTCTCTCGGGCGGCGTCGAGGTCGTAATACCGGTCCCCTACGACAACGCTGGTTGTGGCATCAACACCGGCATGCGACAAGGCTTCTGCCACAATGTGCGTCTTGCTTGATCCGTGGGTACCATGTTCGTCGGCATTCCCATGGATCGCGTCAAGGTGTGCTGTCAGGCCTTTACGGTCGAGAAGCAGCCTTGCGATGTTCACGGGTTTTGCGGTGGTCACTGCTACGTAAATATTCTCGCGACGAAGGGCATCCAGAAGTGGAATAATTCCCGGATAGACCCGAGACTCGTCCATGCCAACTTCTTCGTAGCGGTCGCGGTATGCAGCAATGATGGAGTCAATGTTTTTGTCGGTCACCCCATCAAGGGTGCGCAACCCGACTTGCAATGGTGGTCCCACTAGAGCTTCAACACGTGCCTCACCTGGATCCGAAAGACCGTGGGCCACGAGGGCATGACGAATCCCCGAAGTAATGGCACCTGCAGGGTCGACGAGGGTCCCGTCAAGATCAAAGAACACACTTGTTACCGACATATTCACTTAGCCATCTTCCCATGAAGCAGGCGCGGGTCAGGAATCCATGACCGAAAAGGCATATTTTCCTGATCCGCGTCCCTTTTTCTAAAGGATTTCAGCCAAGAACTTTCCTGTGTGTGATTCGCTGACCTTAGCCACCTTTTCAGGAGTTCCGGTTGCCAGAATCGTGCCACCACCGGAGCCACCTTCAGGACCAAGATCAATTACCCAGTCTGCGGACTTGATGACATCGAGGTTGTGCTCGATGGTCAGGACAGTATTGCCCTTGTCCACCAGACCTTGAAGTACCTTCAGTAGCTTTCGAATATCTTCGAAGTGAAGACCGGTGGTTGGTTCATCCAAGACGTAGATAGAACGACCGTTTGAACGCTTCTGAAGTTCGGCTGCTAGTTTCACTCGCTGCGCTTCACCGCCAGAGAGCGTGGTCGCTGGCTGTCCCAGTCGAACATAACCCAATCCGACATCGACCAAGGTCCGCAGATGACGGGCGATAGGCGTGAATGCACTGAAGAATTCCGCTCCTTCGGCGATAGGCATATCCAGCACGTCTGCGATGTTTTTGCCCTTATAGAGCACCTGCAAAGTTTCTCGGTTATAGCGAGCACCGTGGCAAACTTCGCATGGCACATAAACATCTGGCAGGAAGTTCATCTCAATCTTGAGAGTTCCATCGCCCGAGCAGGCTTCGCAGCGTCCACCCTTAACGTTGAAGGAGAACCTACCTGGCTGATAGCCACGCAGCTTCGCTTCGTTGGTCTCCGCGAAAAGCTTACGAATGTGGTCAAAAACGCCGGTGTACGTTGCAGGGTTTGATCTTGGCGTGCGACCGATCGGTGACTGATCGACGTGGACAACCTTGTCGAGGTGTTCCAAGCCGAGAACGCGTGTGTGCCGTCCTGGAACTTGCTTGGCACCGTTGAGCTTGTTGGCCAACACCTTGTACAAAATGTCGTTAACCAAGGTGGATTTACCAGAACCGGATACACCGGTGACCGCGGTGAGCAAGCCTAGCGGGAACTCCACAGAAACATTCTGCAGGTTGTTTTCGCTGGCTCCTACAACCTTGAGCTTGCGACCCTTATCAACCTTGCGACGCTTGGCCGGAACGTCAATCTTCTTTCGCCCCGATAGGTAGTCGCCGGTCAACGACTGAGTATTGGCTTTCAGCCCTTCCACAGAGCCTGAATGGACCACTTCACCGCCGTGCTCACCGGCACCTGGTCCAATGTCCACGATCCAGTCAGCTTCGGCGATCGTATCTTCGTCGTGTTCCACCACGATGAGAGTGTTGCCTAAGGAGCGAAGGTGCAACAAGGTGTCAATTAGGCGGCGATTGTCGCGCTGGTGCAAACCGATCGATGGTTCGTCAAGCACATACAGCACGCCAACGAGACCGGAACCAATTTGCGTCGCCAAGCGAATTCGCTGGGCTTCACCACCGGAAAGAGTTCCAGCGGCACGCTCAAGGGTCAGGTATTCCAACCCCACGTCCAGTAGGAACTTCATACGAGCGTCAATTTCCTTTAGAACCTGTGCGGCGATTTTCGCTTCACGGGCCGAAAGCTCGATGGTCGATAGGAAGTTCGCTGCACTACGCAAATCCATCGCGGATACTTCAGCAATGGAACGTCCGCCGACCAGCACCGAGAGTGAAGCCGGGTTCAGACGGGCTCCCCCACACGTTGGGCAAGGAATCTGACGCATGTACTGCTCGTAACGGTCGCGTGCATGATCAGACTCTGTTTCTTCATGCTTACGGTGCACATAGGAAATGACACCTTCAAAACCTGTCGAGTACTTACGCTCACGTCCGAAGCGGTTCTTGTACTGGACCACAACCTTGTGGTCCTTACCGTTAAGGATTGCTTCGCGAGCCTTGGCTGGCAGATCTTTCCATTGCGTGTTCAATGTAAAGCCAAGCTCGTTGCCCAGGCCTTCGATCAGGCGGTTCCAGTACTCAGTAGTTGCTTTACCCAAGGACCATGGAGCGATGGCCCCGTCAGCTAGGGTAACTTCCGGATCAGGGACGATGAGGTGCTCATCAACTTCCAGCTTGGTACCAATACCCGAGCATGCGGAGCAGGCACCAAATGGATTATTGAAGGAGAAGGTACGTGGTTCGATTTCGTCGATGGCTAGCGGATGCTCATTCGGGCAAGCCAGGTTCTCTGAGAACGCACGAACTCGCTGCGGGTCCGACGCCTCAAGATCAACAAAGTCCGCCAACACACGGCCATCGGCGATCCCCAGTGCGGTTTCGATCGAATCGGTCAGACGCTGACGCGCATCTTCCTTGATGGCCAGTCGGTCTACCACTACTTCGATGGTGTGCTTGACCTGTTTAGCCAACTTTGGAGGGTCATTGAGCTGAATCGTCTCGCCATCAACGCGAGCACGTGCAAAGCCCTTTGAGGAGAGCTCGGCGAAGAGGTCGACGAACTCGCCCTTACGAGCGCGAACCACTGGTGCAAGGATCTGGAAGCGCGTCTTCTCTGGCAGCTCCATGAGCTGATCCACGATCTGCTGCGGTGTCTGCTTAGAGATTGGTTCATGACAGATTGGGCAATGTGGGCGGCCGACTCGCGCCCACAGAAGACGCATGTAATCGTAGACTTCCGTGATCGTGCCAACGGTAGATCTAGGGTTGCGACTCGTGGATTTCTGGTCAATCGACACTGCTGGCGACAGGCCTTCAATGAAGTCAACGTCTGGCTTATCCACTTGTCCGAGGAACATTCGGGCGTAGGCAGAAAGGGATTCGACATAGCGTCGCTGACCTTCAGCGAAGATCGTGTCGAAAGCCAGTGAAGATTTTCCGGATCCGGAGAGTCCGGTGAAGACGATCATCGCATCTCGCGGCAGATCGATGTCTACATTTTTCAGGTTGTGCTCACGCGCGCCCTTAACGACCAGTCGTGTGAGATCTGTTTTCTTGCTCTCTGCAGTAATAGCCACGAAGCCATACTAATCGAAAACTGCTTCGAATAAGTGTACGAATGGTCCTATCTCACAGAAATTTTTCCCTAGGCTGATTTACCGTCTCGGCGAGCGCCGTTCTGGCGCTCCTATTGCGAAGCACCTGACAAGCGGTATGCCACCATTCCCTCAACCTGGCTTAGGACAACGACATCTTCATGTGTAAATCCTGCCCTTCTAAATTCCTCCACGTTCGGGATGGCATCCGTAGGTTTCCACGAACCTCTTTTGCAAACCGTCTGAGCATCAGTGAAATAGCTGTCCCTTGATGCTTTGTGCGTTCCTGGGGTTTTGGTACCTAGAGTCGCGGAGTAAATATAGTAAGGATCGCGCTCGACCGTGCACAGTACATTTGCTCCAACTGCATTTTCTAACGGGGCGATCGAACCATCCGAGTTGTTTACGACTTGCTCGCCCTCATCCAATGGAAGGATGGGCGTTGCCGTATTCTGCAATGGAGTACCGGCACCTTCATTTGTTTTGGAATGCTCTAAGGGATCGCTGAGTCTGTACTCCCATTTTCTCTTACCGGTTTTACTGTCGATTCCTACGGCCTTCCAGGTAAGATCATCCGTTTTCGTACGGTAATGATCTTTGCGTGTGGTGGTTAGCGTTTGCTTTCCACCGTCGTAGTAGCACAGCACAACTGTGTCGCCGGTGGCGCTGATCTTCCAAGGCATTACTGAGCCACAGGATGTTGCCACACCTTTTTGTTGCCAAAGGGTACGTCCGGTGTTCGCATCCAATGCAACAAATTTCGACAAGTCTTCAGCACGATAGACGGCTTTCTTCTTGTCGGTATCAAAAAAATCGTATTTGGCATGCGAACCATACCCGAGAAGTATGTCTTCATTGTCTTCTACGGTGTCCCACTTCCATCCGCTAGTGGTAGAAATACCCTTGGCAAATACTTGCTCGTAGGGTCGTTTCCAAACGGTCTGGGCGTCGTTGGAATAGCTCAACATTTCTCGATCGGAGTCATACCAGTATGCGATGAGCCCTTCCCCCAGCCTGCTTCCGCCCTGTTGGAGGCCGTATTCAATTTGGTTTGTCGTTTTCTCAGTCCACTGCTTTTTGGACCAATCAAATTTCAAATATTGGTATTCGGAGAATTTCTCCTTACGGGCTTTTGCGCCCTCTGTACAGAAGGTCTTGCCGCAGATATAGGGACGCTCACCCCAGTAGCCAAAATTCTCCTTGGACGCATACTGTTTCCCATTGGAGACGTCAGCAATTTTCAGCTGCCCGTAGGTCCCAGTCTTCGTGCCCAAATAAGCCACATAATTTTTACCCTCGTGCTCAACTATTTTGATGTCCGGTGCGATGCCCCTGAAATCTGAGGCTCCCAACGCTTCGTCTTTCCAAAGTTGTTTGCCGTTTTTCAAATTCCGAGCGATGACTTCCGTCTGTGGACCTTGCCGCCGATAAGCAATGGCCACATCACCGGATACCTGAACATCTGAGACGAGCACTTCATCGCTTTTCCACGCGATTTTGGCGGGCACTTCTCCACGTTCTTCCGAAACCTTAGGTACCGGCTCTGCCGTAGTTGGCGTACATCCAGCAAGCCCATGTCCGAGAATCAGTACGGCCAAAACTATGACGGTGACACCCACGGAGTGTAGGTGAGCATTTCTGTTGGAGCTCACGGTGTTTTCCTGCCCTCGGGAACTTTGGCTAGTTCCAGAGTGTAGACCCGAGTCCAAACACCGCCCGAAGGTTTTCCACAGCCTTCTACTTCTTGACCGCGGAACTCACTTCAGGGGACTATCTAGCGAGGCAGTGAGCTAAATGCGGCGCGTAGGTATTTCACTGCCGTCGCTTCGTCCACAGACCACATCTGAGCAATGCGGGCCAAATCGGCCGCGGCATCACTAACTTCTTGTTCGGCCCGGTTCTCTGCTGCTTGGATAACGGTTCCGTGACGCCCTCGTGTTACTACGGCGCCTTGCAGTTCAAGTTCTTTATAAACCTTGGCCACCGTGTTAACGGCAAGATTCAATGATCCAGACAATGCACGTACGGAGGGAAGTTTAGTACCCGGCGCCAATTTTCCTTTAGCTATTGCCGAAAGGATCTGTTCGCGGACTTGCTGGTACGGCGCCACAGCGGATTTCGGATCAATTTTGATGAATCCCAATTCACTCATGCTCTGCTCCATTCTTTAGGACTCTGACTTCCTCTGACCCCGAGCCTATCGCGTTGAACATATTTTCCGTCGTAGTGTGTTGGTATGAACGAACTATTGCTGGACGATGTAACCATCCGCTGGATTTCAGTTTCCGATATGGCGAACAACGTCTACCTCATTACCAACCGACACTCGGGCGAGCAATTGCTGATCGACGCCGCAGATGATGCGCCAGCTATCGCTGAACTGATCAACGAAGCAAAGAATGATGCAGACAATCCACGAATCGTCGGCATCGCAACCACCCACCAGCATTGGGATCATGTGCGTGCGCTGGCCGAAATCGTCGAACAGCACCCGGTGACAACCTATGCTGGTGCTGACGATATGGCAGGTATCGCTGAAGAATCAGGCGTCCAAATTACCAACGGACTCAACCATGGGGACCAACTCAAACTGGGCGAGGTAATTATCGAAGCGATCCATCTGCGCGGGCACACTCCGGGCTCAATCGGATATGCGTTGGTAGATTCTTCCGGCCAGCCAGTCATCTTCAGCGGCGACAGTCTATTCCCTGGCGGTGTAGGAAATACGTGGAAGGATCCACAGCGTTTCCTCTCGCTGATCACCGACGTATCCGAACGAATTTTCGACCGCTTCCCAGATGAAACCAAGGTCCTACCGGGACATGGCGATGCGACCACTTTGGGCGCCGAACGTCCTCACCTGGATGAATGGCGTGAGCGCGGCTGGTAGGCAAACGCATGGTGATGCCCACCGAACGTGTCGGTGGGCATCACTGTGAAAGTTGGTCGATGATTCTCAATTCGCCGAGCCTGTGATTATTGGGCTAGTTTGTGGCCAATCATGAAAATTCTGCGGAACGGGAAGTTCGTCAGCTTCGTCCCATCAGGTGCTTGGAACGACGGGTAGTGTTTGGAAACCGCAGTGCGATAGTCATCTTCGAATTCCAGATAGTCCTCCGCGTTTAAGGCAGCTTTGACCGGCAATAAAGCGGTACCACGAACCCAGTCCAAGATCGGATCCTCACCCAACAAAAGTTGTTGGAAGGTGCTCTCCCAAACGTTGGCTTGGAATCCGGCATCAAGTAAGAGTCGTTGATATTCATCTGGCTGGCCGACAACATTTCCGTGGCGCAGCACCCCTCCAAGTCTGCCAACCCACTTGGGACTCTCTGCAACCTCCCGCATCTGCACATGTGAGGGCGAATCAAAATTACCCGGTACTTGGATCGCGACATAGGATCCAGTTTTCATCGCACGCAGCCACGTCGCTAGCAGCTCTCGGTGCTCCGGCAACCATTGCAACATCGCGTTCGAGAAGAGTAGATCAAGGCCAGGTTCGGGTTGCCAAGTCGTGGCATCCGCAAGTCCGAATTGCAGATTCGGCTCATGCTCGCTCGATGAGGCCCTGTCGATCATCTCTTGGGAAGAATCCAACCCCACCACCTGTGCGGCAGGCCATCGTTGGGCCAGGAGTCTGGTCATATTTCCGGGGCCGCATCCCAAATCCACAACCTTTTTCGGGTCGAGATCAACTAATTGGCCGAGCAGGTCTTTGTAGGGGCGACCCCGATAGTCGGCGAATTCCGTGTACTTTGCTGGATCCCATTTCATGCCCTTAGCCTAATCCTTTGAACTTGGCTCACTTCAAGCACACAGTCATACTTCTCAACCGATAGGCTAGTAACATCATGTTGCTCACCGAATATTTGCCAGCAGACAGCAAAAACGTATCCGACGACGAAATCTACGAGGCTTTCGGCCAATGGGTCGCCTCCCGTGGCATCACGCTTTACCCGGCACAGGATGAAGCCTCGATGGCGCTGGCTGGTGGCAACAACGTCATCCTTGCCACGCCCACTGGTTCTGGCAAGTCCATGGTCGCCATCGCTGCCCACTTCTACGCAATGGCTCGCGACCAGATCAGCTTCTACACGGCCCCCATCAAGGCCCTGGTTTCAGAGAAGTTCTTTGACTTGTGCAAGATCTTCGGTGCGGAAAACGTTGGCATGGTGACCGGCGACTCGTCGGTTAACGCGGATGCGCCAATTATCTGTTGCACCGCGGAGATTCTGGCCAACATCGCCCTGCGCGAAGGTTCTAAAGCCGACGTTGGCTGCGTGATCATGGATGAGTTCCACTTCTATGCCGATCCACAACGTGGTTGGGCCTGGCAGGTACCGCTCATTGAACTTCCTCAAGCCCAGTTCCTGCTTATGAGCGCAACCCTGGGCGACGTAACCCGCTTCGAAAAAGAACTCGAAGAACGCACTGGTACGCCAACGGTGACTGTGGCACATACCGAGCGTCCCATCCCACTGCATTTCTACTACTCCATGGAACCCGTGCAAGAAGCCGTGGAAGAACTGATCAAGACCAAGCAGGTCCCCATCTACATCGTTCACTTCTCCCAGCTTGACGCGATCGACCGAGCCACCGGGTTGATGAGTATCAATGTCGCCACCCGTGAAGAAAAGGAAAAAATCTCTGAAATGATCGGTGGCTTCCGCTTTGCTGCCGGCTTCGGTAAAACCCTGAATCGATTGGTGCGACATGGCATTGGTATCCACCATGCCGGCATGCTGCCAAAATATCGTCGCCTTGTTGAACAGCTCGCGCAGGCCGGGTTACTCAAGGTCATTTGCGGCACGGACACCTTGGGTGTTGGCATCAACGTTCCGATCCGTACTGTCGTCATCACCGCGCTATCAAAGTTTGATGGCACCCGTACACGTATCGTCAACGCCCGCGAATTCCACCAGATTGCTGGCCGCGCGGGACGAGCCGGATTTGATACTGCCGGAACCGTATTGGTCCAAGCACCGGAACATGCCATTGAGAATCACAAGGCCATGGAAAAGGCTCTCAAAAAGCATGGTGAGGGTTCGTCCAAACTTAAGCAGATCCCTAAGAAGAAGCCACCACAGAACTTTGTGACCTGGGGCGAAAAGACCTTCGAAAGAATTGTCGCCGCTCCCCCAGAAACGCTGAAGTCTTCCTTCCAGGTATCGCACTCAATGCTGCTGAACCTCTTGGAGCGCGAGGACAATGC
The nucleotide sequence above comes from Glutamicibacter sp. B1. Encoded proteins:
- a CDS encoding HAD hydrolase-like protein, encoding MSVTSVFFDLDGTLVDPAGAITSGIRHALVAHGLSDPGEARVEALVGPPLQVGLRTLDGVTDKNIDSIIAAYRDRYEEVGMDESRVYPGIIPLLDALRRENIYVAVTTAKPVNIARLLLDRKGLTAHLDAIHGNADEHGTHGSSKTHIVAEALSHAGVDATTSVVVGDRYYDLDAARENSVASIGVAWGFAQGDELARANYQVNNVRELAGVLLGEQAATSIEMETNVMQEGAK
- the uvrA gene encoding excinuclease ABC subunit UvrA, producing the protein MAITAESKKTDLTRLVVKGAREHNLKNVDIDLPRDAMIVFTGLSGSGKSSLAFDTIFAEGQRRYVESLSAYARMFLGQVDKPDVDFIEGLSPAVSIDQKSTSRNPRSTVGTITEVYDYMRLLWARVGRPHCPICHEPISKQTPQQIVDQLMELPEKTRFQILAPVVRARKGEFVDLFAELSSKGFARARVDGETIQLNDPPKLAKQVKHTIEVVVDRLAIKEDARQRLTDSIETALGIADGRVLADFVDLEASDPQRVRAFSENLACPNEHPLAIDEIEPRTFSFNNPFGACSACSGIGTKLEVDEHLIVPDPEVTLADGAIAPWSLGKATTEYWNRLIEGLGNELGFTLNTQWKDLPAKAREAILNGKDHKVVVQYKNRFGRERKYSTGFEGVISYVHRKHEETESDHARDRYEQYMRQIPCPTCGGARLNPASLSVLVGGRSIAEVSAMDLRSAANFLSTIELSAREAKIAAQVLKEIDARMKFLLDVGLEYLTLERAAGTLSGGEAQRIRLATQIGSGLVGVLYVLDEPSIGLHQRDNRRLIDTLLHLRSLGNTLIVVEHDEDTIAEADWIVDIGPGAGEHGGEVVHSGSVEGLKANTQSLTGDYLSGRKKIDVPAKRRKVDKGRKLKVVGASENNLQNVSVEFPLGLLTAVTGVSGSGKSTLVNDILYKVLANKLNGAKQVPGRHTRVLGLEHLDKVVHVDQSPIGRTPRSNPATYTGVFDHIRKLFAETNEAKLRGYQPGRFSFNVKGGRCEACSGDGTLKIEMNFLPDVYVPCEVCHGARYNRETLQVLYKGKNIADVLDMPIAEGAEFFSAFTPIARHLRTLVDVGLGYVRLGQPATTLSGGEAQRVKLAAELQKRSNGRSIYVLDEPTTGLHFEDIRKLLKVLQGLVDKGNTVLTIEHNLDVIKSADWVIDLGPEGGSGGGTILATGTPEKVAKVSESHTGKFLAEIL
- a CDS encoding PQQ-binding-like beta-propeller repeat protein — protein: MSSNRNAHLHSVGVTVIVLAVLILGHGLAGCTPTTAEPVPKVSEERGEVPAKIAWKSDEVLVSDVQVSGDVAIAYRRQGPQTEVIARNLKNGKQLWKDEALGASDFRGIAPDIKIVEHEGKNYVAYLGTKTGTYGQLKIADVSNGKQYASKENFGYWGERPYICGKTFCTEGAKARKEKFSEYQYLKFDWSKKQWTEKTTNQIEYGLQQGGSRLGEGLIAYWYDSDREMLSYSNDAQTVWKRPYEQVFAKGISTTSGWKWDTVEDNEDILLGYGSHAKYDFFDTDKKKAVYRAEDLSKFVALDANTGRTLWQQKGVATSCGSVMPWKISATGDTVVLCYYDGGKQTLTTTRKDHYRTKTDDLTWKAVGIDSKTGKRKWEYRLSDPLEHSKTNEGAGTPLQNTATPILPLDEGEQVVNNSDGSIAPLENAVGANVLCTVERDPYYIYSATLGTKTPGTHKASRDSYFTDAQTVCKRGSWKPTDAIPNVEEFRRAGFTHEDVVVLSQVEGMVAYRLSGASQ
- a CDS encoding GntR family transcriptional regulator, with product MSELGFIKIDPKSAVAPYQQVREQILSAIAKGKLAPGTKLPSVRALSGSLNLAVNTVAKVYKELELQGAVVTRGRHGTVIQAAENRAEQEVSDAAADLARIAQMWSVDEATAVKYLRAAFSSLPR
- a CDS encoding MBL fold metallo-hydrolase — encoded protein: MNELLLDDVTIRWISVSDMANNVYLITNRHSGEQLLIDAADDAPAIAELINEAKNDADNPRIVGIATTHQHWDHVRALAEIVEQHPVTTYAGADDMAGIAEESGVQITNGLNHGDQLKLGEVIIEAIHLRGHTPGSIGYALVDSSGQPVIFSGDSLFPGGVGNTWKDPQRFLSLITDVSERIFDRFPDETKVLPGHGDATTLGAERPHLDEWRERGW
- a CDS encoding methyltransferase domain-containing protein, which translates into the protein MKWDPAKYTEFADYRGRPYKDLLGQLVDLDPKKVVDLGCGPGNMTRLLAQRWPAAQVVGLDSSQEMIDRASSSEHEPNLQFGLADATTWQPEPGLDLLFSNAMLQWLPEHRELLATWLRAMKTGSYVAIQVPGNFDSPSHVQMREVAESPKWVGRLGGVLRHGNVVGQPDEYQRLLLDAGFQANVWESTFQQLLLGEDPILDWVRGTALLPVKAALNAEDYLEFEDDYRTAVSKHYPSFQAPDGTKLTNFPFRRIFMIGHKLAQ
- a CDS encoding DEAD/DEAH box helicase; protein product: MLLTEYLPADSKNVSDDEIYEAFGQWVASRGITLYPAQDEASMALAGGNNVILATPTGSGKSMVAIAAHFYAMARDQISFYTAPIKALVSEKFFDLCKIFGAENVGMVTGDSSVNADAPIICCTAEILANIALREGSKADVGCVIMDEFHFYADPQRGWAWQVPLIELPQAQFLLMSATLGDVTRFEKELEERTGTPTVTVAHTERPIPLHFYYSMEPVQEAVEELIKTKQVPIYIVHFSQLDAIDRATGLMSINVATREEKEKISEMIGGFRFAAGFGKTLNRLVRHGIGIHHAGMLPKYRRLVEQLAQAGLLKVICGTDTLGVGINVPIRTVVITALSKFDGTRTRIVNAREFHQIAGRAGRAGFDTAGTVLVQAPEHAIENHKAMEKALKKHGEGSSKLKQIPKKKPPQNFVTWGEKTFERIVAAPPETLKSSFQVSHSMLLNLLEREDNAFEAAVRLLSENHETPAAQRKLKLRAIGILRELIATEVVVRRDEPDEYGNYYELTVHLQQNFALNQPLSPFALAALDLLDPDSASYALDVVSVIEATLEKPRQVLSGQEKKARGEAIAAMKAEGMDYNDRMNALDEITYPMPLAEKLESAFEQYRSGAPWLADFELQPKSIVRDMYERAMGFSDFVQYYQLARSEGVLLRYLTDAYKALRQTVPQDALREDLEDLIEWLGEMIRQIDSSLLDEWEELSRGELSEETETAPPPAPEKLTSNKRAFRVMVRNEMFRRVKLFADEQDQALGELDEHNGFDADAWADAMDGYFDEHDDIDDGPTGRSSQLFIVNELPHRVWEVRQIFADPSEHHDWGISATISLDDSDEVGAPVVTVTSVGRLD